Within Mycobacterium heckeshornense, the genomic segment CCGGCTGCGCGCACACCTAGGTCGGCGTGTGGGCCCACCGGTGTGCGCTGCGCGCCGAACGGCCACGTCGGTGCGATACAGCGGTACCTGTCGGACAGCCGCCGAGTGACGTCGTCCCACAAGGCTCCGGTCACATACACACCGTGCACGAATACCAGCGGCGGTCCAGATCCGGTGTCGTTGTATTCGATCTCGGCGCCCTCGACGACGACTGTCTCAGCCATGGCCTGTGCTAGCCCTTGCGCGGTCCCGGCGTGAACCTAACCGGCAGTTTGCGCACCGCGTAGACCTCGCCAGCATCGGCGAACCGTTCGGGCTCGCCGGCCAGCTCGAAGTCGGGCAGGCGTTTCAGCACCTGGCCCACCATCACCTGAAACATCATCTTGGCATAGTGCGAGCCCAGGCAGCGGTGGATGCCGACACCAAATGCCATGTGCTTCTTGGCATTCGGTCGGGCCAAATCTAGCGTGTCGGGGTCGTCGAACATGGCTGGATCTCTGTTGGCCGCTCCCCACATCAGGATCGCGCGGTCCCCGGCACACAGCGGCTGGCCATGGAACTCCGCGTCGCGCGACACGGTGCGGGCCAATCCCAACGTCGGTGAGTACAACCGCAGCAGCTCGTCGGTGCCCTTTTTGATCAGCTCAGGATCGGCGATCAACTGCTGGCGTAACTGGGGGTCTTGGCACAAGCGCAGCAACACATTGCCGGTGAAGCCGCTGGTGGTATCCATGCCGCCGAGCATCATCAGGAAGGCGTACATGGTGATTTGCGTGTCATCGAGGGGCTTCCCGTTCAGCGTGCCCCGCAGGATATCGCTGAACAAGTCGTCGCCGAGGCCTTGGGAACGCCGCTGTTCCATGTGCTTGCCGATCTCAGCGAACATCGCCATGCCGGCCTCCGCCGCCTTCTCCGGGTTGTGGGCGCGGTCGTGGACGGTCGAGTGCACCCAGCGCACCCATTCCATGGCGCGCGACTCGTCGAAGTTGAGCAGCCGAAGGATCAGCCGGGCCGGCAGCGGAGTGGTCAGCTCCCCCACCAGATCGCATTCGCCGCGCTCGATGAACGCGTCGATCGCTTCATCGGTCATCTCAAGCGCCGACTCGCGGAACCGCTCGGCCGATGCCGGGGAGAACCGCCGCAGCGTTGCTTCGCGCAGTTCCAGTGTCGCCGGCGGGTCGGACTCGATCGGCAGGATGGGAAACGGAATTGGGCTGGCCGGCACCCCAATGGACGGCGCGGAGTTGAACAGCTCGTCATCGCGGGAGGCCTCGAAGACCGAAGCGTAATCGACCAGGGCCCAGAATCCGCCGTAGTGAGGCGAATGCGCCACCGGGCAACCTGATTCGCGCATCCGCCGGAAGGTGCCGTGGGGGTCTTCGCGGAATTCCGGGGAGTGATGGTCGAGGTCGACCTCGGCGCGCTGACGCGAGTCGGCCTGGGTCATCTGGGTGTCCTTCCGTTGGGCGGTTACCGACTGAGGATTGCGACCGCGGCGGTCCCGGGTGCCCCGTAGAGCTGCGCGAGGGCCACCTTCGGGTTGTTGGGCACCTGCCGGTCTCCGGCCGTGCCGCGAAGCTGATGCACGAGTTCGAAAACCTGGCGGAGCCCGGATGCGCCCACCGGTTCGCCGTTTGCCAGCAGGCCTCCGTCGGTGTTGATCGGGATGCGTCCACCGATTTCGGTGGCGCCATCGTGCAGCAGCGCCTCTTGCTCGCCGTCCTTGCACAGCATCGTCTCGGCCATGTGGATGAGCTCTGAACCCGAGTCGGTGTCCTGCAATTGCGCGACATCGATGTCGGCGGGCCCGACGCCGGCCAGTTCGTAGGCGGCCGCCGCGGCTTCGGTGGTGGTGCCCGGGACCAGTGGCAGCTCGATGGAGGTGCGAAGCAGTTCGTAGGCGCCCTCGCGGCGGCTGCGCAGCGCGGTGGAACGAAGATAGATCGGGGTGTCGGTGTACTGCTTGGCTTTATCGGCCCGACAAACAACAACGGCGGCGGCACCCTCGTTGGGATTGCAGTACATGTACTGCCGAAGGGGCGCGTTGACGACCGGCGACGCCAGGATGGCCTCTGCGCTCATCGCTTTGCGGCGCCAGGCGTGCGGGGTGCGCGAGCCGTTGGCGAAGTTCTTCTCGGCAACCTTGGCCAGCGTCTGTTCGCTGATGCCGTGGTCATGCATGTAGCGCATGATCTTGGTGCCGAAATAGTGGGTGGTCAAAAACATGCCCTGGTCGCCGTACCACTGCGGCAGACCCGACACCGACGGGTCGGCGCCGAACGCGCCGCGCGGGTGTTTGTCCAAGCCGACACCCACGGCGATGTCGGCCTCGCCGTTCTGCACGTCGCGCGCGGCCAGCGTCAGCAGCGAATTGCCGGTCGCGCAGCCGCTCAGCACGGCGCGGGCCGGCAGCCCGGTCATGCCGACCAGCCCGGTGACGGCTTCTGGATTGGCGACCTCGAGGCTTCCGGCGTACAGACTTCGGACCTGCTTCCAATCGACGCCCGCGTCGCGCAGGGCGCGATGGATCGCCACGGCCCCCATCTCCAGCGCGGACCGGTCGTCGTAGCGCCCGAACGGATGAAGTCCCACGCCGATGATGGCTACTTCCGGCGAATTGCCCATTGCGCTCCTCCCGGCAGGTTCCCGGCAGACCTGGAGGACGGCCTGCCGCCCCACCGTCTCTAACCAGATAACTATATAGCGGATTAATCCCCTACAATAGATGCCGCCGACGTCAGTCCGCCCCGAAAGAATCGTCATTGAGCATTTCGCTGCTACTCGAAATGGCTGAGTCGAGTGATCCGGACGCGGTGGCAGTGGTGTCCGGTGAGCACCGATTGACCGTCGGGGAACTTAGCCATTACCCCGACACCGGAGCCGCCTGCCCAGAACACGCACACGTACAGCAGGTCGCGATGGTGGGCGTCGAGGACCTGCACCGGGGGCGGGCCATCGTCGCGGTGGTGGCACCGTCCCAGGGCTGCGAACCAGATCCCGGAGAACTGCGCCAGTATCTGGATGATCTGCGCGCAGGTGGGGTACCGATGCTGCCGATCGGCAGCCAGCCGTCAGCGGACGCAGCCCTCGATCCCGCGTTCTCCGAAGGGAATCTGATGGGTAAGCGTTACGTCGACCAAAACGGCGCGGAGGTCCTGGTGACCAAGGCCGGTGCCGGAACGCTCAGCATCGGCCAGACTCCGCTCACCGTCAAGGACGCTAAGCCGCTGCCGGCCAGCGACTAGCAGTAGCTGGAGGGCCATTAGTTGGCACGGCGAGAACGTGGGCGCCACCTGTCAGCGTGGGACTGCGCCGGAATTTCGGCGCCTCATGACCAGAAGTACATGGCGGTCAAGACGGACCATAACGCGACGCAGTAGCCCTCGAAGATGCCGCGAAGGAAGAGCGGGGCATCCCGTAATTCCATGAAGTCCAAACCGACGAAGCGGACCTTCATGGCAGCGACGGCGAGAACCACGACGGCGATCGCTGATCCGGTCCCGTGCTCATGGCCTACCGCCCAGGACACGATCGTGGCTACAACCAGGACGACCCACACCGCGGTGGAGCGTGCGCGGAAAAGCGAAGGCGTCATCGTCAGCTCACCAGGTACAGGAGCGGGAACAAGACGATCCACAGCAAATCAACGAGGTGCCAGAAACACCCGCCCCCTTCGACGAGCGCCATTTTCGTCGTACCGAGCTCGACGCGACCGGCCTGCGTCAACAGCAAGACCAAGACCGCGATGCCGATCAGTACGTGGAACAGGTGCAGGCCAGTAAGGATGAAGAAGTAAAGAAAAAACGTGTTTTGGTTCGGGGTATGTCCCTGGCTGACCTTGGCGGTGTACTCGACCGCTTTGAGCCCGACGAACGCCAGGCCGCATGCTAATGCTGCGGCCAACAGCCACCGCGCTGCCAGTCGCTCCGAAGAACGGATCGCGTGAATCGCGGTGATGACGAACAATGAACCAGTGAGCAGAATCAGAGTGTTGGTCAGCCCAATGCCGATGCTCAGCATCCGGCGCGATTGGTCGAACACTTCGGGAGCGCGCCCGCGCTCGTACATGAATGTCGCGAAGAACACGCCGAACACCAGCATGTCGCCGAACAAGACGATCCAGATACCACCTTCACCCGGGACGCGGCGCTCGCTGCGCGAAACCGGTGATGTAGATGTGGCTGTCTCGGTGGCCAGTCGCGTTGCCTGCCGGTTCACGCCGCCTGTTCCCACTTACGTTCAGCGGCATTAGCGGCGCGTTCGGCGGCTTCGACGTCTACCGCTTTGACCAGCATCACCGTGGTAACGATCATCCAGACGCAGAACACGGTGAGCGGAATCCAGAAGGCGAACAATCCGTTCCACGCCAAGGGTCCCTTGTGGAACACGTATATCGCGGCACCCGGCACCCCGAAGACGGCGTACCAGATCTGGAAGTAGCCGAACCAGCGCGGGAAACTCGGCACCTCGCGCTTATCGATGAACACGGCGAAGGCAAGAATGATGACTTGGGTGATGAGTGGGCCAACGAGGCCGACGAAGATGAGCCAGAACATGTCGCTAAGTGCCTGGGTGACATCGGGATTGGCGTGCGGCCGGTAGGCAGCAGCAGTAGCGAAGATCGCGCACAACGCGAACCCGAACGGGAAGGTCACGCTGAGCAGGATCTGCGTCACCGACATGACACCCCAGTAGCCCTCGATTCGTCGCACCTGGCGAGACAGCAGAGCGAAGAATGGCGCAAAGAGGGGGAATGCGAGAAAGATCATGAACGCCATGCCGATACGGATGCGCAGTTCGTTCTCGGCGTAGCGGGCGGCGGTCTCGGCGGCGGTGGCGGACGGGTCGTAGGGCGGGATGAATCCTGCGACGAATACAAACAGGACGAGAAACACCCCAATCCCGGCCAGGCCTAGCCAGCCCGCGGCCTTCTCGATCTTGACGTGCATGTAATCGCCTCCCGCCCAGCAGGCAAAAACGGATGCCGGCCACGTTAATCGAGTCGCAAGCCGCTAGTCAACCATCGATCCACTATAACCCCGGCCGGCTGTTAGGGTGGGGTTATGGCGTTGCGTCGGGCTCCCCGGGTGCGGCGCGGCAGCGCGCCGGGATTGTTGCGCGAAGCCGCCCGAGAGCTCTTCGCAGAACACGGCTACCGGGTCACCACCCGCGAAATCGCTGAGCGGGCAGGGGTTTCTCACGATCTGATCTTTCGGTACTTCGACTCCAAGGAACGCTTGTTCTTCGAATCAGTCGGCAGGCCACTGCTCGACGCCGTCGACGGTCTGCACCGCCGATGGCTCGATGACCCGGGCTTGCGGTCACTTGATCCGAAAGAGCTCGCCCGCCGCTTCACCAGTGACTTCTACTGCTTCCTCTCCGACAACCAGGCAATCGCTCGCGCAATGGTGCACCTGTTCACTGAGGGACCGACCGGTGGCGAGCTCGACGTCCTGCGGTCCCGCATCGATGACACCCTCAGTGCGATGTTGCCGGCGGTCGACGCCGTGCTTTCCGTCGACGGGATCAGGCGCTCTTCGCCGGCTCTGCAGCTACGGATCGTGCTACTCTTCGTGGGCGCAATCGCGACATTCCTGCCCAAGACATATCCCAGAGATGACGACGCCCCGTCGCGAAATGCGGTGATTGACGAGCTATCTCAGTTCATCTACAACGGGCTGCGCGAAAGTTAGCCGGCCTTCAGCGGGGTGGAGTACTTTTTCACCAGCTCCTGCTTGTAGAGCTTGCCGGTGTCGGTACGGGGTAGTTGCGACTCGAACGAAATAGACCGCGGACACTTGTAGTGCGCCAAGCGCTCCCGCACCCACGCCAACAGCTCCGCTGCAAACTCTTCGGTGGCATCGGCAGGGTCGACGGTCTGCACGACGCCTTTGACCGACTGGCCCATCCGTTCGTCGGGGATGCCGAACACGGCGGCGTCCAGCACCTTGGGGTGGGTGACCAACAAGTTCTCGGCTTCCTGCGGGTAGATGTTCACCCCACCGGAAATGATCATGTGATGGCGGCGGTCGGTCAGGTACAGGTAGTCGTCCTCGTCGAGGTAACCGATGTCGCCGACGGTTGCCCAGCCGTGCGCATCCCGCGACGCCGCCGTCTTGGCCTCGTCGTTGAGGTAGTCGAAGGGATAGCCGCCCTCGTAATAAATTTCGCCGACCTCGCCGCGCGGCAGCTCGACGCCGTTTTCGTCGAGAATGTGCGGGATCCCGACCAATGGCTTACCCACCGAACCCGGATGCGCGAGCCAGTCCTCGGCTGCGATAAAAGAGGCCCCTACTGCCTCCGATGCCGCGTAGTACTCGTCGATGATCGGGCCCCACCAGTCGATCATCTGCTTTTTGATGTCGACTGGGCACGGCGCGGCTGCGTGCACGACACGGCGCAGGCTGGACAGGTCATACGAATTGCGCACATCCTCCGGGAGTTTAAGCATCCGCACGAACATCGCGGGGACGAACTGCGCGTGGGTTACTCGGTAGCGCTGAATGCACTCCAAGGCCCGCTCGGCGTCAAACGTCTCCATCACCACGGTGGTGCCACCCAGCGACTGCACCGACATCGACCAGAACGACGGCGCGGTGTGATACAGCGGCGCAGGACTCAGATACACCGCGTCACCGGACAATCCGACGGCCGTCAGCAGCGGCATCAACATGTTGGATGCCTGGGCCGGCGAGATGTGCGGCAGTTCTCGCCGGATGCCCTTAGGGCGGCCGGTGGTGCCCGATGAATATTGCAGCAAGTCGCCCTCGAGTTCATCGGGGATCGGTGTCGATGGTTGATCGGCCACGCAGTCGGGATAGCGTCGCCAGCCGGCGAGGGTATCGTCGGCGATGAGTCGTAGCTCGGGCAGCCCGGCCGGCAGGTGCTCGGCGAGCCCTTCACACATCGTGCGCATCGCCCGCGAGCCGACAATCGCCCTGGCGCCGCTGTTGTCGACGATATAAGCGGCTTCTGCTGGGGTCAGGTGAGTATTGATCAGCGCGTAGTACAAGCCGCTCCGGCGCGCCGCCCACATCACCGCATGAATGTGCTCGTTGTTCTCCATGATCACCGCGACGGTGTCGCCTTCGGACAGCCCGGCCTGCCGGAAGAAATGCGCAAGCCTGTTGGCTCGCGTCTCCAGTTCGGCGAAGCCGATCACGATACCCGACGGGTGCAGGATGATGGCGGCTTTGGTGGAGTCGACATGCTCCCGGATCTGCATGCGCTGAACGTAGACGCCCGGGTACGTCGTTATGCGCCAGCGGTTTGCAATGCTGGCGGCTTGGTGGCGTCAGGGTCGGGATTGCGGATGGGCAGGCCCATGAAGCGCCGCGCGTTGTCGCCCATGAAATCGTAGGTGCGGCGACGGTCCATGCCCTCGGCGTACTTGAAGAATCCCTTCGGTGTCGCCAGACCTTCGGGGTGTGGGTAGTCCGAGCCGAACATCACCTTGTCCCAGCCCACCGTTTCGACGACATCGGCCACCGAGCCTTCCCAGAACGGCGACACCCAGATATTGCGCCGGAACACGTCGATGGGGTGCTCCTCGAAGTTTTGCGGCATCTTCTTGTAGATGTCTTGCAGGTCGTGAAACAGCGGATGGATCCAGGAGCTGCCGTTCTCGACGCTGGCAATGCGCAGCTTCGGGAACCGGGTCAAGGTGCCGTGACAGATCAGGCTGGTCAGCATGTCGGCGATCTCACGATGCCCGAGCACCACCCACTTGAACGCCGACATCTCAAAGGCGCTGTTGGTCTCGGGCGGCTCCCACTTGCTGACGTATTCCTCCAGCGGAGGCTGGCTGGCGTGGACCACGATCGGCAGGCCGGCATCCTCGACGTCACGCCAGAACGGATCGAACTCCGGCAGCGCCGGGGAGCGCCACCCGCGGTAGCCCTTGACTGGAGCCGGTTTGATCAACGCGACCTTGGCCCCGTTGTCAAGAACGTATTCCAGCTCGCGGCGCGCCTCATCCACCAGGCCCAGCGTCAGCACCGGGGTCATGTACAGCCGGTCTTGGTAGGTGTAGCCCCAGTGCTCGAGCATCCACTGGTTGAGGGCGTGGATCATCGCCGCGGTCAGTTCGGGGTCCTCGGCGGCGGAATGTTCGACCAAGTTGGCCAGCGTCGGATACACCAGGGTCTCATCGACGCCCTGCCGGTCGAGCTCCTTGATCCGGTCGACCGGGTTGCGGGAAGCCGGCGGCGCCTCGATCGGTGTGCCCGTCATCTGACGCATCGTCAGGCCTTCGGGGTTTTGCCCGGAGTAGAAGCGCTCGTGCGCACCGGGCGCGGCCACCTTCTCAAATGTCGGATTCGGGATGTACTCGGTGATCTTGTTCAGGATCGCGATCCGGGTGTGCCTGCCCACCTGCACGAACTGTACGGCCTTGCGGAATCGCTCCGGCAGGTACTTGGTCAACGCCTCCGGGGTCTCGTACATGTGCTGATCGGCGTCGAAAATCGGCGCGTCAGTGAACTGAGTCATAGGACTAGCTTGACCTGGGTTGACAGATGTGTCAAGTATGAGCATCACAAGGGCTTAGGCCATGGCGTTTTACGTGGTTGTTGATAGTTGACAGAGCTGTCATCTAGAGTCCCTGCTATGGCCGTTACCGCTGGGACCGAACCCGTCGATACGCTCGAAGCCGGCCGCGGCGCGCGGACCCGCATGGCGATCCTCGAAGCGAGTCGGCGACTGTTCCTCGAGCGCGGCTACGCCGGCACGCCGATCAACGCCATCACCGAGGCCTGTGGTATTTCCCGGGCCGGGTTCTATACGTACTTCAAAGACAAGCGTGAGGTTTTCAACGTTCTCGGCGAAACGGCGTACCATGACGTGCTCGCGGTAATTGCCCAGTGGGGGAGGCTTCCCGTGTCCTACGGTCTGGGGGATGTGCGCAAGTGGGTTGGCGACTATTTCGGCTATCTGGACCGCCATGGCGCATTCGTGATGGCGGCCTCGCATTCTGCGCCGGACGACGAGGCTTTCAGGCGCTCGCGTGACCACATGTTGACCCGCGCGGCGTGGAAACTTGGACAGGCCATCGCCAGCCATGGCCGACATTCCCCGGAAACTGTCGGTGTCGCGGTGATGGGGTTGCTCGAACGCGCCTGGTACGCAGTACAGACACAATCGGTGCGCGTCGACCAAGACGAGGTGATCGCTGTCGCGGCCGAGATGATCTTCGCAATGACGCGCCAATAAGGGCGCCTGCGGCGAGCCCTACTCTGTGCCTGCCTGCTCGCGCGGCAACCGGCGGTTTTTTTCCAGATCCGCCCTCAGGGCCTGAGCATCCGAGGTGTGCTCCATCACCGACATCAAATCAGCTGACAACTGAAGGTGCTGGCGCATGCCCATCTGTTCCCAGGCTCGCACGAGCATGGTTTTGGTGGCCATCAACGTCGACAGCGGTGCCCGCGAGATCCGTGCGGCCATGGTTTCGGTCACCGACTCCAGCTCCTCACGGGCGACAACGCGGTTGACCAGCCCCATGCGGAAAGCCTCCTCGGCGGACAACGTTTGCGCCGTATACAGGTATTCGGCCGCTCGCTTGTAGTTCATAAAAACCCACGGTTCGATCATCGTTTCACCACCGGGGAAACCGAGCCCTGGAACCAGCGGCATCTGAAAGTAGGCGTCCTCGGAGGCGATCGTGATCTCGGGCAGCAGCGCCCAGTAGGTGCCGCCGCCCAGCGCGTAGCCGTGCACTTGAGCGATCATCGGTTTCGGGAATTCCCAGAACCGCAGCGTCGGCCACAAAAACAGTTCTTTGCTGCCCAGGTAGTTGCTGCCGAGATGTCGTTGGGACTCGGCGAATTCCGGGTACGCATCGGGAGCGATGACGTGACCGGCGCAAAAGCCGTTGCCGCTGCCCTTAATGATGACGACCTTCACACCGTAGTCCCGGCGCGCCTGGTCGAGACAGGCGTCCACCTGAGACACCATCTCCGAGGACTGCGCGTTCGCCCGCTCGGGCCAGTTGAGCACGACGCGGGCGATGGCGCCGTCGCGTTCATAGCGGACGACACCGAGGTCTGTGGTGGCCTGATCAGGCGGTTGCATGTACGCGTTCCCAGCCGCCACCTTCTGATGAGCGGTGTGCGGCGTCGATGATCGCCAGGCTAAGCAGGCCGTCGTCAAATGTGGCGGCACGGCAAGGCTTACCCTCGAATGCAGGCAGCCAGTCTTCGAGCATCAAGGCCATCGCCCGGCTGGCGTGTCCAGCGAGGCCTTTCGGAAGATTCTCCGGGTGAGCCGGTGCGCGATCGCCTACCGGCAGGGGCCGCAGCCCGTCATCGGTGGCGGCGCCTATCGTATAGGCGGTCGAGCGCAAGTCACCGTCGCCGATGATGGTGCCGTCGGCACCGAACAGCTCGAGGCGGTAGTGATCGGCGTGTGCACCCATCACCGACACGCTCATGATGGCGATTGCACCCGACTCCATCCGCATCAGTAGGGCGGCGGTGTCATCGGCAGTGACGTTGAGTATCTCGCCGTCCGGCAGCCGGCGTACCGGTTCACTGCTGCGCACCTCGGCGCATACCGCGTCCGGGCGGCCCAAAACGCTGCACAGGAAATCCAGGTCGTGCACGAGCATCCCGGCCAGATACCCACCGCCCTGGTTCCGGTCGTACATCCACCGGGCTTGCGGCGTTCGGCTGGGATGCCAATAAGACGCACTGCGGCTAACTCGCGCGACGTACTGCTTGCCGAGGAATCCGGAGCGCACAAGCTCAGCGATTGCGAGCCAGTCTGGATTCCAACGGTTTTCAAAGCAGCACGCGGTCGGCCGGCCAGACTTTCTGGCGGCGCGGACCATGTCGCGGGCCGCGTCGAGGTCACCGGCGAGCGGCTTCTCACACAGCACCGCCTTGCCGGCATCGAGGGCGGCACGCGTCATGTCGTGGTGCAGCACCGTGGGTGTGGCCACCGAGATGACGTCGAGATCGTCTCTGGCGACGAATGATTCCCAGTCGGTCGAGATGTCGGTGATGCCGAGCTTGTCGGCAACGCGTTGCAGCCGTTCGGGGGTACGCGCGCAAAGCGCAACCGGATCGAATCCCTGTGCCGCCCGAAAGCCCGGTACCTGCACGTGGGAGCCCCAGCCCACCCCGATTACGCCGACGCGAAGGGTCATAATGCACTCCTGCCTAGCGGGAACTGATCAACATCGTGCCGGCAACCGGCCCGCCGCCCACACCGACAACGACCACCTCGGGCGTATTAGGGGCCTGCCGATCCCCGCCCTCGCCCCACAACTGCACGCACGCTTCGTGCAGGAAACCCATGCCGTGCAGGCGCCCTCCGGAAAGCTGACCGCCGCTGGTGTTAAGCGGCAGCGGCCCGTCCAGCGCGATTCGCTCTCCATCGCCGAGGAATTTGCCGACCTGGCCGTGCTCGCAGAAGCCGAGGGCCTCCAGCCACATCACCGTTAAAAAGCTGAATCCGTCGTACAGCTGGGCCAT encodes:
- a CDS encoding cytochrome P450, yielding MTQADSRQRAEVDLDHHSPEFREDPHGTFRRMRESGCPVAHSPHYGGFWALVDYASVFEASRDDELFNSAPSIGVPASPIPFPILPIESDPPATLELREATLRRFSPASAERFRESALEMTDEAIDAFIERGECDLVGELTTPLPARLILRLLNFDESRAMEWVRWVHSTVHDRAHNPEKAAEAGMAMFAEIGKHMEQRRSQGLGDDLFSDILRGTLNGKPLDDTQITMYAFLMMLGGMDTTSGFTGNVLLRLCQDPQLRQQLIADPELIKKGTDELLRLYSPTLGLARTVSRDAEFHGQPLCAGDRAILMWGAANRDPAMFDDPDTLDLARPNAKKHMAFGVGIHRCLGSHYAKMMFQVMVGQVLKRLPDFELAGEPERFADAGEVYAVRKLPVRFTPGPRKG
- a CDS encoding thiolase family protein; its protein translation is MGNSPEVAIIGVGLHPFGRYDDRSALEMGAVAIHRALRDAGVDWKQVRSLYAGSLEVANPEAVTGLVGMTGLPARAVLSGCATGNSLLTLAARDVQNGEADIAVGVGLDKHPRGAFGADPSVSGLPQWYGDQGMFLTTHYFGTKIMRYMHDHGISEQTLAKVAEKNFANGSRTPHAWRRKAMSAEAILASPVVNAPLRQYMYCNPNEGAAAVVVCRADKAKQYTDTPIYLRSTALRSRREGAYELLRTSIELPLVPGTTTEAAAAAYELAGVGPADIDVAQLQDTDSGSELIHMAETMLCKDGEQEALLHDGATEIGGRIPINTDGGLLANGEPVGASGLRQVFELVHQLRGTAGDRQVPNNPKVALAQLYGAPGTAAVAILSR
- a CDS encoding AMP-binding enzyme, whose amino-acid sequence is MAESSDPDAVAVVSGEHRLTVGELSHYPDTGAACPEHAHVQQVAMVGVEDLHRGRAIVAVVAPSQGCEPDPGELRQYLDDLRAGGVPMLPIGSQPSADAALDPAFSEGNLMGKRYVDQNGAEVLVTKAGAGTLSIGQTPLTVKDAKPLPASD
- a CDS encoding cytochrome C oxidase subunit IV family protein gives rise to the protein MTPSLFRARSTAVWVVLVVATIVSWAVGHEHGTGSAIAVVVLAVAAMKVRFVGLDFMELRDAPLFLRGIFEGYCVALWSVLTAMYFWS
- a CDS encoding cytochrome c oxidase subunit 3 — protein: MLVFGVFFATFMYERGRAPEVFDQSRRMLSIGIGLTNTLILLTGSLFVITAIHAIRSSERLAARWLLAAALACGLAFVGLKAVEYTAKVSQGHTPNQNTFFLYFFILTGLHLFHVLIGIAVLVLLLTQAGRVELGTTKMALVEGGGCFWHLVDLLWIVLFPLLYLVS
- a CDS encoding TetR/AcrR family transcriptional regulator encodes the protein MALRRAPRVRRGSAPGLLREAARELFAEHGYRVTTREIAERAGVSHDLIFRYFDSKERLFFESVGRPLLDAVDGLHRRWLDDPGLRSLDPKELARRFTSDFYCFLSDNQAIARAMVHLFTEGPTGGELDVLRSRIDDTLSAMLPAVDAVLSVDGIRRSSPALQLRIVLLFVGAIATFLPKTYPRDDDAPSRNAVIDELSQFIYNGLRES
- the fadD4 gene encoding fatty-acid--CoA ligase FadD4, with the translated sequence MQIREHVDSTKAAIILHPSGIVIGFAELETRANRLAHFFRQAGLSEGDTVAVIMENNEHIHAVMWAARRSGLYYALINTHLTPAEAAYIVDNSGARAIVGSRAMRTMCEGLAEHLPAGLPELRLIADDTLAGWRRYPDCVADQPSTPIPDELEGDLLQYSSGTTGRPKGIRRELPHISPAQASNMLMPLLTAVGLSGDAVYLSPAPLYHTAPSFWSMSVQSLGGTTVVMETFDAERALECIQRYRVTHAQFVPAMFVRMLKLPEDVRNSYDLSSLRRVVHAAAPCPVDIKKQMIDWWGPIIDEYYAASEAVGASFIAAEDWLAHPGSVGKPLVGIPHILDENGVELPRGEVGEIYYEGGYPFDYLNDEAKTAASRDAHGWATVGDIGYLDEDDYLYLTDRRHHMIISGGVNIYPQEAENLLVTHPKVLDAAVFGIPDERMGQSVKGVVQTVDPADATEEFAAELLAWVRERLAHYKCPRSISFESQLPRTDTGKLYKQELVKKYSTPLKAG
- a CDS encoding amidohydrolase family protein, translated to MTQFTDAPIFDADQHMYETPEALTKYLPERFRKAVQFVQVGRHTRIAILNKITEYIPNPTFEKVAAPGAHERFYSGQNPEGLTMRQMTGTPIEAPPASRNPVDRIKELDRQGVDETLVYPTLANLVEHSAAEDPELTAAMIHALNQWMLEHWGYTYQDRLYMTPVLTLGLVDEARRELEYVLDNGAKVALIKPAPVKGYRGWRSPALPEFDPFWRDVEDAGLPIVVHASQPPLEEYVSKWEPPETNSAFEMSAFKWVVLGHREIADMLTSLICHGTLTRFPKLRIASVENGSSWIHPLFHDLQDIYKKMPQNFEEHPIDVFRRNIWVSPFWEGSVADVVETVGWDKVMFGSDYPHPEGLATPKGFFKYAEGMDRRRTYDFMGDNARRFMGLPIRNPDPDATKPPALQTAGA
- a CDS encoding TetR/AcrR family transcriptional regulator → MAVTAGTEPVDTLEAGRGARTRMAILEASRRLFLERGYAGTPINAITEACGISRAGFYTYFKDKREVFNVLGETAYHDVLAVIAQWGRLPVSYGLGDVRKWVGDYFGYLDRHGAFVMAASHSAPDDEAFRRSRDHMLTRAAWKLGQAIASHGRHSPETVGVAVMGLLERAWYAVQTQSVRVDQDEVIAVAAEMIFAMTRQ
- a CDS encoding enoyl-CoA hydratase-related protein translates to MQPPDQATTDLGVVRYERDGAIARVVLNWPERANAQSSEMVSQVDACLDQARRDYGVKVVIIKGSGNGFCAGHVIAPDAYPEFAESQRHLGSNYLGSKELFLWPTLRFWEFPKPMIAQVHGYALGGGTYWALLPEITIASEDAYFQMPLVPGLGFPGGETMIEPWVFMNYKRAAEYLYTAQTLSAEEAFRMGLVNRVVAREELESVTETMAARISRAPLSTLMATKTMLVRAWEQMGMRQHLQLSADLMSVMEHTSDAQALRADLEKNRRLPREQAGTE
- a CDS encoding Gfo/Idh/MocA family protein, whose amino-acid sequence is MTLRVGVIGVGWGSHVQVPGFRAAQGFDPVALCARTPERLQRVADKLGITDISTDWESFVARDDLDVISVATPTVLHHDMTRAALDAGKAVLCEKPLAGDLDAARDMVRAARKSGRPTACCFENRWNPDWLAIAELVRSGFLGKQYVARVSRSASYWHPSRTPQARWMYDRNQGGGYLAGMLVHDLDFLCSVLGRPDAVCAEVRSSEPVRRLPDGEILNVTADDTAALLMRMESGAIAIMSVSVMGAHADHYRLELFGADGTIIGDGDLRSTAYTIGAATDDGLRPLPVGDRAPAHPENLPKGLAGHASRAMALMLEDWLPAFEGKPCRAATFDDGLLSLAIIDAAHRSSEGGGWERVHATA